Proteins encoded in a region of the Natator depressus isolate rNatDep1 chromosome 23, rNatDep2.hap1, whole genome shotgun sequence genome:
- the IRF3 gene encoding interferon regulatory factor 3 codes for MGTPKPLIVPWLRKKLDDGCYPGVSWLDQGRTQFRVPWKHGLRQDASSEDFQLFRDWAIDSGNYRPGHDAPTPSIWKRNFRSALNRKPGIQVLQDHSSDSADPHKVYEILPNGARAGADEAPSAAVGGTEADASSQLLDRSGGGLSCSQDDDLDDILNALALSSPEEDAPCSALPPGAPYVRDAATGGALSPGFGDFPPLVQPAPSALEQLLGSNVLMTDFEVRVYYRGHLVLQTLVPNPQGFRLVSTSPGPSPCPELADVELPGPEMLPDRVQASYTARLLQGLGAGVLVRVEGPALCATRLGRLHAYWGHTETPEPGAEGGELSKEGYTRLYDMSHFVRELICFIEGQGSSPTYELWLCLGEAWPDTGRSWKKKLIMVQVVPTVLRILHELGQAGGASSLRGEELDLRISDSLGEAGLLGALRDWEERMESQPYS; via the exons ATGGGGACCCCGAAGCCGCTGATCGTGCCGTGGCTGCGGAAGAAGCTGGACGACGGGTGCTACCCGGGGGTGAGCTGGCTGGACCAGGGGCGCACCCAGTTCCGGGTGCCCTGGAAACACGGGCTGCGACAGGATGCCTCCTCCGAGGACTTCCAGCTATTCCGG GACTGGGCCATTGACAGCGGCAACTACCGGCCAGGCCACGATGCCCCCACGCCCTCCATCTGGAAACGCAACTTCCGCTCTGCCCTGAACCGGAAGCCGGGGATCCAGGTGCTTCAGGATCACAGCTCGGACTCCGCCGACCCCCACAAGGTCTACGAGATCCTGCCCAATGGGGCCCGGGCAG GTGCAGACGAGGCCCCCAGTGCTGCCGTGGGGGGCACCGAGGCTGACGCGAGCAGCCAGCTCCTGGACAGGTCAGGGGGCGGCCTCTCCTGCAGCCAG GACGATGACCTGGATGACATTCTGAACGCGCTGGCCCTCTCCAGCCCCGAGGAGG ATGCTCCGTGCTCTGCGCTCCCGCCAGGTGCCCCGTACGTCCGTGATGCAGCCACAG GGGGCGCTCTCTCGCCGGGGTTCGGGGATTTCCCTCCTCTGGTGCAGCCGGCCCCCAGcgccctggagcagctgctggggtcCAACGTGCTGA TGACGGATTTCGAGGTGCGGGTCTATTACCGGGGGCACCTCGTGCTGCAGACGCTGGTCCCCAACCCACAGGGCTTCCGGCTGGTGTCCACCAGCCccgggcccagcccctgccccgagctGGCGGACGTGGAGCTGCCCGGGCCGGAGATGCTGCCGGACCGGGTGCAGGCCTCTTACACGGCccggctgctgcaggggctgggggccgggGTGCTGGTGCGGGTGGAGGGGCCAGCCCTCTGCGCCACCCGCCTCGGGCGCCTCCACGCCTACTGGGGGCACACGGAGACCCCCGAGCCGGGGGCCGAAGGTGGGGAGCTGTCCAAGGAGGGGTACACCCGCCTGTACGACATGTCGCACTTTGTCAGAg AACTGATCTGCTTCATAGAGGGGCAGGGCAGCTCCCCCACCTATGAGCTGTGGCTCTGTCTGGGGGAGGCCTGGCCGGACACGGGGCGCTCCTGGAAAAAGAAACTCATCATGGTGCAG gtggTGCCCACAGTCCTGCGGATCCTGCACGAGCTGGGCCAGGCCGGGGGGGCATCGTCGCTGCGGGGCGAGGAGCTGGACCTGCGCATCTCGGACTCGCTGGGGGAGGCCGGGCTGCTGGGGGCCCTGCGGGACTGGGAGGAGCGGATGGAGAGTCAGCCCTACAGCTAG
- the BCL2L12 gene encoding bcl-2-like protein 12 has product MAGPPQERRRLQEETRLVLEAFLQGALGRRPSLGHVGGSYHDPHCYAHRRPVEPGGAPHLGGAWTPLHEEISRAEERKHGFKTSMKRLLQRRTSPRRDPPGPPPPRAEPREGQKEQGEERPKHGRGFPFKAMLWRKGPPREETEPPPPPSAPPNSLPVTPCYCTDTLTSRPDPLPLGPAAEDPEFYTRLAQKLDRLVKLQHSRPGSPSGVQSPGVVAGPLSPEPGPGPLAPPEPASEGHKEQVIQRLVALLEEQAGVINEEIEADPLLRSSLSRLSYRSFSRLAEAYTARADPDSPSPQLTRLALTMELTRKVAGINSHTVQTLMGFSLQYMDMFVPWLQEQGGWESIAGQEEIFDVLD; this is encoded by the exons ATGGCGGGGCCCCCCCAGGAGCGCCGCCGGCTGCAGGAGGAGACGCGGCTGGTGCTGGAGGCCttcctgcagggggcgctgggccgGCGGCCCTCCCTGGGGCACGTGGGGGGCAGCTACCATGACCCCCACTGCTACGCACACAG GCGCCCCGTGGAGCCGGGGGGGGCGCCCCACCTGGGGGGGGCCTGGACCCCCCTGCACGAGGAGATCAGCCGGGCGGAGGAACGGAAACATGGCTTCAAGACCAGCATGAAGCGGCTGCTCCAGCGACGGACCAGCCCCCGCCGggacccccccggccccccaccccccagggcagagccccgcGAAGGAcagaaggagcagggggaggagcgcCCCAAGCACGGCCGGGGGTTCCCCTTCAAGGCCATGCTGTGGAGGAAGGGCCCCCCTCGGGAGGAGACAGagcccccgcctcccccctccgcaccccccaactccctgccggTCACCCCTTGCTACTGCACAGACACCCTGACCTCACGGccagaccccctgcctctgg GCCCGGCGGCCGAGGACCCCGAGTTCTACACCCGCCTGGCCCAGAAGCTGGACCGGCTGGTGAAGCTCCAGCACAGCCGGCCTGGCAGCCCCAGCGGGGTCCAGTCCCCTGGGGTCGTGGCCGGGCCCCTCAGCCCGGAGCCGGGCCCCGGGCCCCTAG ccccaccggaGCCGGCCAGCGAGGGGCACAAGGAGCAGGTGATCCAGAGACTGGTGGCCCTGCTGGAGGAGCAAGCCGGGGTCATCAACGAAGAG ATCGAGGCTGACCCTCTGCTCCGCAGTTCCCTGTCCCGCCTGTCGTACCGCAGCTTCTCCCGGCTGGCCGAGGCGTACACCGCGCGGGCCGACCcggacagccccagcccccagctcaccCGGCTGGCCCTGACCATGGAGCTGACGCGGAAGGTGGCCGGAATCAACAGCCACACGGTGCAGACCCTGATGGGCTTCAGCCTGCAGTACATGGACATGTTCGTGCCCTGGCTGCAGGAGCAGGGCGGCTGG GAGAGCATCGCAGGACAGGAGGAGATCTTTGATGTCCTGGACTAG